One Burkholderia vietnamiensis LMG 10929 genomic window carries:
- a CDS encoding response regulator, with the protein MDEFFVRVLVADDHPASALGMSQALAGSSTIRLLGTVSNSTDLVEMLDAQQADVLVVDYVMPGGKYGDGLVLLSFLQRRYPALHLVTITMIDNPSVLHAIQRQGVGCILSKSDAISHLVGAVHAAYVGANYVSPVVKQLLTCTEAPTGARTLTAREIEVVRLYGAGLTVGEIAVQLHRSKQTISSQKSSAMKKLGIVRDADLIRYASERELPDAGGADAPVSDA; encoded by the coding sequence ATGGATGAATTTTTTGTGCGAGTGTTGGTGGCGGACGATCATCCGGCGTCAGCACTCGGGATGTCCCAGGCGCTCGCTGGGAGCAGCACGATCCGGTTGCTCGGCACTGTCTCGAATTCGACCGATCTGGTGGAAATGCTCGACGCGCAGCAGGCCGACGTGCTGGTCGTCGACTATGTGATGCCGGGCGGCAAGTACGGCGATGGGCTCGTGTTGCTGTCGTTTCTGCAACGGCGCTATCCGGCGCTGCATCTCGTGACGATCACGATGATCGACAACCCGAGCGTGCTGCATGCGATTCAACGGCAGGGCGTCGGCTGCATCCTCAGCAAGTCCGACGCGATTTCGCATCTGGTGGGCGCGGTGCATGCGGCTTACGTCGGCGCGAACTATGTGTCTCCCGTCGTCAAGCAATTGCTGACCTGCACCGAAGCGCCGACCGGCGCGCGGACGCTGACGGCGCGCGAGATCGAGGTCGTGCGGTTGTACGGGGCCGGGCTGACGGTGGGTGAGATTGCCGTCCAGCTGCATCGCAGCAAGCAGACGATCAGCTCGCAGAAGTCGAGCGCGATGAAGAAGCTCGGCATCGTGCGCGACGCGGACCTGATTCGCTATGCGAGCGAACGCGAGCTTCCGGATGCGGGCGGGGCGGATGCACCCGTAAGCGATGCGTAG
- a CDS encoding ATP-binding protein — protein sequence MPAELKRIASQVANAGRKPFEPGRARRYQQLLLYGGGFAVTLFILMCALLVTRLDVQDYRAQARLTFLYRKAQFSRTLEMADMVLATYGGRIEQLWNQGARPSADALAQFSAAGGVLGASNGDGSETLLALARLTPDRPAPSYARYLGALFGLVRQDDRSGHVLPPALVSGGEPLGGYLIGLDAPFLAVLGTELVPRAHTLEPGTDLHTLIDGLMPTGIARQKTLMQSRPFVFDRRLDPLSGRVVMRFARRLDDAAGRPFGWLVINGLHRVDDVMAPRSDDEDVAIVDARHDIVFGRERDRSMIERALHDARAPLGDHVAVRRVGARFVVYDRLPGTGLVMMTSFSWRSMVREMRVGLGITFGAALLGIVLLWSAIVLFDRRALRPAHRRAIRLIESEAFNRTLARHAPAGLLLLSAADGETMVHNDAVRAYDGGAGGQRLGKRIWQAYLERAAASDGRLDVMQHELAVEQADHGKVYLALQVVRTMFHGVDVLLCTLTDVTARKLTEDKLKEARTAAEDANKAKSTFLATMSHEIRTPLNAIVGNLELMARAQLPLAERRRLQTVMSSSDALLHTINDVLDLSKAESNQMALEAVPFDLRAVLHEVAAIFRALADAKHLRLECVIAAGLGDGYVGDPARVRQIVSNLVSNAIKFTEHGSVTVEALPAAVPGRGVEIVVRDTGIGIEPDSMPTLFDVYVQTDASIYRRFGGTGLGLPLCRRLARLMGGDVTVESRPGAGAVFTASLPLADAPLRGRAAVDARASGAKGAGARRAEVAGAEATEAEVTGADAARVDGTGADGTGATGTEADGTGAEGTEAEAPGASGTEANRTGPDAMAAATRAAAIRMNATSRPAATPKPTETHTPTSALSPAQPPAPESSADGETPLRVLVAEDHPASRALLRDQLDALHCDATLVSNGIEAMRAFFAQPFDVVLTDLGMPELDGFALANCLREQGAKVPVIAMTAHATDEDRRRCAQAGAVEVVLKPLSIDALDAVLTRHARRAAAARSSTGDSADSGDRPIPPMTDEIRENLRTATLLSLALIDDALPRGDVERIRVELHSMRGGFALAGDIVAGAACAHAERIFSQGRTAALRAAWPACRAAIERSAERLRAAGSGTGSEPA from the coding sequence ATGCCAGCCGAGCTGAAGCGCATCGCGAGTCAGGTCGCGAATGCGGGGCGCAAGCCGTTCGAGCCCGGCCGCGCGCGTCGCTACCAGCAGTTGCTGCTGTACGGCGGCGGCTTCGCGGTGACGCTGTTCATCCTGATGTGCGCGCTGCTCGTCACGCGGCTCGACGTGCAGGACTATCGCGCGCAGGCCCGTTTGACGTTCCTTTATCGCAAGGCGCAATTCTCCCGCACGCTGGAGATGGCCGACATGGTGCTCGCGACCTATGGCGGCAGGATCGAGCAGCTGTGGAATCAGGGCGCGCGGCCGTCTGCCGATGCGCTCGCGCAATTCTCTGCTGCCGGCGGCGTGCTGGGTGCGAGCAACGGCGACGGCAGCGAGACGCTGCTCGCGCTCGCGCGGCTCACGCCGGATCGTCCCGCACCATCGTATGCGCGCTATCTCGGCGCGCTGTTCGGTCTGGTCCGGCAGGACGATCGATCCGGGCACGTGCTGCCGCCGGCGCTCGTGTCCGGCGGCGAACCGCTCGGTGGCTATCTGATCGGGCTCGATGCGCCGTTTCTGGCCGTGCTCGGCACCGAACTCGTGCCGCGCGCGCACACGCTCGAGCCCGGCACCGACCTGCACACGCTGATCGACGGGCTGATGCCGACCGGCATCGCACGGCAGAAGACGCTGATGCAGAGCCGTCCGTTCGTGTTCGATCGACGCCTCGATCCGCTGTCGGGCCGGGTCGTCATGCGCTTCGCGCGCCGGCTCGACGATGCGGCCGGCCGGCCGTTCGGCTGGCTGGTGATCAACGGCTTGCATCGTGTCGACGACGTGATGGCGCCGCGTTCCGACGACGAAGACGTTGCGATCGTCGACGCGCGCCATGACATCGTGTTCGGACGCGAGCGCGACCGGTCGATGATCGAGCGCGCGTTGCACGACGCGCGCGCGCCGCTCGGCGATCACGTCGCGGTGCGGCGCGTCGGCGCGCGCTTCGTCGTCTACGATCGCCTGCCGGGCACAGGCCTCGTGATGATGACGAGCTTCTCGTGGCGCAGCATGGTGCGGGAGATGCGTGTCGGCTTGGGCATCACGTTCGGCGCGGCGCTGCTCGGGATCGTGCTGCTGTGGTCGGCGATCGTGCTGTTCGATCGTCGCGCGCTGCGCCCCGCGCATCGGCGTGCGATCCGCCTGATCGAGAGCGAGGCGTTCAACCGCACGCTGGCCCGTCATGCGCCCGCGGGTTTGTTGCTGCTGTCGGCGGCGGACGGTGAGACGATGGTGCACAACGACGCGGTGCGCGCGTACGACGGCGGCGCGGGCGGCCAGCGGCTCGGCAAGCGCATCTGGCAGGCGTACCTTGAGCGCGCGGCGGCCAGCGACGGCAGGCTCGACGTGATGCAGCACGAACTGGCGGTCGAGCAAGCGGACCACGGCAAGGTTTATCTGGCATTGCAGGTCGTACGGACGATGTTCCACGGCGTCGACGTGCTGCTGTGCACGCTGACCGACGTCACCGCGCGCAAGCTGACCGAAGACAAGCTGAAGGAGGCGCGCACCGCGGCCGAGGATGCGAACAAGGCGAAATCGACGTTCCTCGCGACGATGAGCCACGAGATCCGCACGCCGCTGAACGCGATCGTCGGCAATCTCGAATTGATGGCGCGCGCGCAATTGCCGTTGGCGGAACGGCGACGGTTGCAGACGGTGATGTCGTCGTCGGATGCGTTGCTGCACACCATCAACGACGTACTCGACCTGTCGAAGGCGGAATCGAACCAGATGGCACTCGAAGCCGTTCCGTTCGATTTGCGCGCGGTGCTGCACGAAGTTGCGGCGATTTTTCGTGCGCTCGCGGACGCGAAGCATCTGCGGCTCGAATGCGTGATCGCGGCCGGGCTCGGCGACGGGTACGTCGGCGATCCGGCCCGCGTGCGGCAGATCGTTTCGAACCTCGTCAGCAACGCGATCAAGTTCACCGAGCATGGCAGCGTGACGGTCGAAGCGCTGCCGGCAGCCGTGCCGGGGCGCGGTGTGGAAATCGTGGTGCGCGATACGGGCATCGGCATCGAGCCGGACAGCATGCCGACGTTGTTCGACGTCTATGTGCAGACCGATGCGTCGATTTACCGGCGCTTCGGCGGCACGGGGCTCGGGTTGCCGCTGTGCCGGCGTCTCGCACGGCTGATGGGCGGCGACGTGACGGTCGAAAGCCGGCCGGGGGCGGGCGCCGTGTTTACGGCATCGCTGCCGCTGGCCGATGCGCCGTTGCGGGGGCGCGCAGCGGTTGATGCAAGGGCGAGCGGCGCGAAAGGGGCCGGGGCGCGTCGCGCGGAGGTGGCCGGCGCTGAGGCAACTGAGGCTGAGGTAACGGGAGCCGACGCGGCTCGGGTCGACGGAACTGGAGCCGATGGAACTGGGGCCACGGGAACGGAAGCCGACGGAACTGGCGCGGAGGGAACGGAAGCCGAGGCACCCGGAGCCAGCGGAACAGAAGCCAACAGAACCGGACCCGACGCAATGGCGGCCGCAACGAGGGCCGCTGCCATACGTATGAATGCAACGAGCCGCCCCGCGGCGACTCCCAAACCGACAGAAACCCATACCCCCACGTCGGCGCTCTCACCCGCGCAGCCCCCGGCACCAGAGAGCAGCGCCGACGGCGAAACGCCGCTGCGCGTGCTCGTCGCGGAAGATCATCCGGCGAGCCGCGCCTTGCTGCGCGACCAGCTCGACGCGCTGCACTGCGATGCGACGCTGGTGTCGAACGGCATCGAAGCGATGCGCGCGTTTTTCGCGCAGCCGTTCGACGTGGTGCTGACCGATCTCGGCATGCCCGAACTCGACGGCTTCGCGCTCGCGAATTGTCTGCGCGAACAGGGTGCGAAGGTGCCGGTGATCGCGATGACCGCGCATGCCACGGACGAAGACCGTCGCCGCTGCGCGCAGGCCGGTGCGGTGGAAGTGGTGCTCAAGCCGCTGTCGATCGATGCGCTCGACGCGGTGCTGACGCGGCACGCGAGGCGCGCTGCGGCGGCCCGGTCGTCTACGGGCGATTCTGCCGATTCGGGCGACCGGCCGATACCGCCGATGACCGACGAGATCCGCGAGAATTTGCGGACCGCGACGCTGCTGTCTCTGGCATTGATCGACGACGCGCTGCCGCGCGGAGACGTCGAGCGCATCCGCGTGGAGCTGCATTCGATGCGCGGCGGTTTCGCGCTGGCCGGCGATATCGTCGCTGGCGCCGCTTGCGCGCATGCCGAGCGGATCTTCTCGCAGGGCCGAACCGCCGCGCTGCGGGCGGCATGGCCGGCGTGTCGCGCGGCCATCGAGCGGTCGGCCGAGCGTCTGCGTGCAGCCGGCTCGGGAACAGGGAGCGAGCCCGCATGA
- the poxB gene encoding ubiquinone-dependent pyruvate dehydrogenase → MAGQTMAEYLAKTLAAAGVERIWGVTGDSLNGLSFSLAQMGSIRWMHTRHEESAAFAAGADAASTGRLAVCAGSCGPGNLHLINGLYDCHRNHQPVLAIAAHIPSTEIGLGYFQETHPQELFRECSHFAELVTNASQFPRVLARAMRTAIEERGVAVIVLPGDIALGDGPQEPPSWSVSAPPSILPADADLDRLAALLNESDAVTLLCGSGTQGAHDEVVALADMLGAPVVHALRGKQFVEWDNPFDVGMTGLIGFSSGYHAMESCDTLLMLGTDFPYRPFYPAHAKIAQIDWKGSQLGHRAPLTLGLVGTVKETIAALLPRLTRKTQRRFLENALKHYAAARKSLDDLAVPEPPGRAIHPQYLTKLVDEIAGEDAIFTADVGTPTLWAARYLTMNGKRQLHGSFNHGSMANAMPQALGAQGAHPGRQVVSLSGDGGLSMLLGDLLTARQLNLPIKVVVYNNSLLGFVSMELKAAGYLDTNVDLSATDFAAIAKGAGIFSVRVEHSENVAQALRSAFEHDGPALVDVVTSKYELAMPPKIELAHAKGFSLFMLRAILSGRGDEIVELARTNLR, encoded by the coding sequence ATGGCTGGACAAACAATGGCGGAATACCTGGCGAAGACGCTGGCGGCAGCGGGCGTCGAGCGCATCTGGGGCGTGACGGGCGACAGCCTGAACGGGCTGTCGTTCAGCCTCGCCCAGATGGGCTCGATCCGCTGGATGCACACGCGGCACGAGGAAAGCGCGGCATTCGCGGCCGGCGCGGACGCCGCGTCGACCGGGCGCCTCGCCGTGTGCGCCGGCAGCTGCGGGCCGGGCAACCTGCACCTGATCAACGGCCTGTACGATTGCCATCGCAACCACCAGCCGGTGCTCGCGATCGCTGCGCACATTCCGTCGACCGAGATCGGCCTCGGCTACTTCCAGGAGACGCACCCGCAGGAGTTGTTCCGCGAGTGCAGCCATTTCGCGGAACTCGTAACCAACGCGTCGCAGTTTCCGCGCGTGCTCGCGCGCGCGATGCGCACCGCGATCGAGGAGCGCGGCGTCGCGGTGATCGTGCTGCCGGGCGACATTGCGCTCGGCGACGGCCCGCAGGAGCCGCCGTCGTGGAGCGTATCGGCGCCGCCGTCGATCCTCCCCGCGGACGCCGATCTCGACCGGCTCGCGGCGCTGCTCAACGAATCGGACGCGGTGACGCTGCTCTGCGGCAGCGGCACGCAGGGCGCGCACGACGAAGTGGTCGCGCTCGCCGACATGCTCGGCGCGCCGGTCGTGCATGCGCTGCGCGGCAAGCAGTTCGTCGAATGGGACAACCCCTTCGACGTCGGGATGACGGGGCTGATCGGCTTCAGCTCCGGCTATCACGCGATGGAGTCGTGCGACACGCTGCTGATGCTCGGCACTGACTTTCCGTATCGGCCGTTCTATCCGGCCCACGCGAAGATTGCGCAGATCGACTGGAAGGGCTCGCAGCTCGGCCACCGCGCGCCGCTCACGCTCGGGCTCGTCGGCACGGTGAAGGAGACGATCGCGGCGTTGCTGCCGCGCCTCACGCGCAAGACGCAGCGGCGCTTCCTGGAGAACGCGCTGAAGCACTACGCGGCCGCCCGCAAGAGCCTCGACGATCTCGCCGTGCCGGAGCCGCCGGGCCGCGCGATCCATCCGCAGTATCTGACGAAGCTCGTCGACGAAATCGCTGGGGAGGACGCGATCTTCACGGCCGACGTCGGCACGCCGACGCTATGGGCCGCGCGCTACCTGACGATGAACGGCAAGCGGCAGCTGCACGGGTCGTTCAATCACGGCTCGATGGCCAACGCGATGCCGCAGGCGCTCGGCGCACAGGGCGCGCATCCGGGGCGGCAGGTGGTGTCGCTGTCCGGCGACGGCGGGCTGTCGATGCTGCTCGGCGATCTGCTGACCGCGCGCCAGCTCAATCTGCCGATCAAGGTCGTCGTGTACAACAACAGCCTGCTCGGCTTCGTGTCGATGGAGTTGAAGGCCGCCGGCTATCTCGACACCAACGTCGATCTGAGCGCGACCGATTTCGCGGCGATCGCGAAAGGCGCGGGGATCTTCAGCGTGCGCGTCGAGCATTCGGAGAACGTCGCTCAAGCGCTGCGCAGCGCGTTCGAGCACGACGGGCCGGCGCTCGTCGACGTCGTCACGTCGAAGTACGAGCTCGCGATGCCGCCGAAGATCGAACTCGCGCATGCAAAGGGCTTCAGCCTGTTCATGCTGCGCGCGATCCTGAGCGGTCGCGGCGACGAGATCGTGGAACTCGCGCGGACAAATCTGCGCTGA
- a CDS encoding ATP-binding protein: MQNSTLQFIRRYQSISMFGGGIVVTILILIACGLGISSIVYGYLDAERRNFLNGVDETAEELQVAETAFVNDVMNAQLIWSETAPAPADVVDTFFTHGQELAVTPYQSLVVGVPGQTAQRDEVARYLALSFMLPHLCATSADNRACTVEGYHYSTRTGVFGIVPRPARDHPALATARTRAQLLAALHVDFDGPMPAQSDGRPSVRWLPPYVDPVTGRSRIRIAAQARAGGGAFAVLVTEYAPEYLLSWLPDRGLAGRFFVASADNRLIAIDPAVEHTGALNARLLALDVARGDESLGEPLFRSGSIVFRSRLATTGWTVAYVLSWGDVVLGVGVQAAVLAAATLVTIAVMWLLLVRFHRRVLAPVYARSARVFDSEALCRSVIAMAPVGIGLVSLSDRRVMLASDALVQMLLPHGGDHHALSARVLERYDAFVADGGRGRTLVTELAVDAHGDAPLHLEIIAHAARYQGEDVLIAVFTDTTAQRRLVQQLEEAVRAADSANAAKSSFLAATSHEIRTPLNVILGNLELLERTALDASQQSRVRTLRASAEGLLAIVSDILDFSKIEAGAMSVESIEFELIAVIEQQLAAFAPIAKAKGLPLFVEIDASVEQRMRGDPTRLAQVLGNLLSNAIKFTSEGHIAARVAVWPDARGVPEVELSVEDTGIGIEPTQRARLFKPFSQVDASITRRYGGTGLGLALCDRLVTAMGGTLSVDSTPQVGSVFSVHLPLQADIAPTRPLDASRGHVVLVVSQDEAWRKFASAHLRAWGFDVAVHASPVGIAAELVARARALVLVGDADRWRRDELDRAGHDTPIVLATPDGPLQPDVAGRTIRVSSYSVNGLRMALERTLRAGGESPHAPIADPHAAATAPAESLPRVLVADDAAINGSIFLEQLAVLGSPFDCVSSGAAALDMLARGDWDVLLIAAELPDMLARELVEAVHARALPCDVIVVASHLGPDDARLYAAVKVDCVLTKPVMLADLRRSLTRIARRRGIGVLVGAMNERCVVGKARATADMSGR, from the coding sequence ATGCAAAACAGCACGCTCCAGTTCATTCGCCGCTATCAGAGCATTTCGATGTTCGGCGGCGGCATCGTCGTCACGATCCTGATCCTGATCGCCTGCGGGCTCGGCATCTCGTCGATCGTGTACGGCTATCTGGACGCCGAGCGGCGCAATTTCCTGAACGGCGTCGACGAGACCGCCGAGGAGCTGCAGGTCGCCGAAACCGCATTCGTCAACGACGTGATGAATGCGCAGCTGATCTGGAGCGAGACGGCGCCGGCGCCTGCCGATGTCGTCGACACTTTTTTCACACACGGCCAGGAACTCGCGGTCACACCGTATCAATCGCTCGTGGTCGGCGTGCCCGGCCAGACCGCGCAGCGTGACGAGGTCGCGCGCTATCTGGCGCTGTCGTTCATGCTGCCGCATCTGTGCGCGACGAGTGCGGACAATCGCGCATGCACGGTCGAGGGCTATCACTACAGTACGCGTACCGGTGTATTCGGCATCGTGCCGCGCCCGGCGCGCGACCACCCGGCGCTCGCGACCGCGCGCACGCGCGCGCAATTGCTCGCGGCGCTGCACGTCGATTTCGACGGGCCGATGCCCGCGCAGAGCGATGGCCGGCCGAGCGTGCGCTGGCTGCCGCCTTATGTCGACCCCGTGACGGGCCGCTCGCGCATCCGCATCGCCGCCCAGGCCCGCGCGGGCGGCGGCGCGTTCGCGGTGCTCGTCACCGAATACGCACCGGAGTACCTGCTGTCGTGGCTGCCGGATCGCGGCCTGGCCGGCCGGTTCTTCGTGGCGTCGGCGGACAACCGGCTCATCGCGATCGACCCGGCCGTCGAGCACACCGGCGCGCTGAACGCGCGCCTGCTCGCGCTCGACGTCGCCCGCGGCGACGAGTCGCTCGGCGAGCCGCTGTTTCGCAGCGGCTCGATCGTATTTCGCAGCCGGCTCGCGACGACCGGCTGGACCGTCGCGTACGTGCTGTCGTGGGGCGACGTCGTCCTGGGCGTCGGCGTGCAGGCCGCGGTGCTCGCCGCGGCGACGCTCGTGACGATCGCCGTGATGTGGCTGCTGCTCGTACGCTTTCACCGGCGCGTGCTCGCGCCGGTTTACGCGCGCTCCGCGCGCGTATTCGACAGCGAAGCGCTGTGCCGCAGCGTGATCGCGATGGCGCCGGTCGGTATCGGCCTCGTGTCGTTGTCCGACCGGCGCGTGATGCTCGCGAGCGACGCGCTCGTGCAGATGCTGCTGCCGCATGGCGGCGATCACCACGCGCTGTCGGCCCGCGTGCTCGAGCGATACGACGCGTTCGTCGCCGACGGGGGGCGCGGCCGCACGCTGGTGACGGAGCTCGCGGTCGACGCTCACGGCGATGCGCCGCTGCATCTGGAAATCATCGCGCACGCGGCGCGCTATCAGGGCGAGGACGTGCTGATCGCCGTATTCACCGACACGACCGCCCAGCGCCGGCTCGTGCAGCAACTGGAGGAAGCGGTGCGCGCGGCGGATTCCGCGAACGCGGCGAAGTCGTCGTTCCTCGCGGCGACGAGCCACGAGATCCGCACGCCGCTGAACGTGATCCTCGGCAACCTGGAGCTGCTCGAGCGCACCGCGCTCGACGCGTCGCAGCAGAGCCGCGTGCGCACGCTGCGCGCGTCGGCCGAGGGGCTGCTCGCGATCGTCAGCGACATCCTCGATTTTTCGAAGATCGAGGCCGGCGCGATGTCGGTCGAGTCGATCGAGTTCGAATTGATCGCGGTGATCGAGCAGCAGCTCGCCGCGTTCGCGCCGATCGCGAAGGCGAAAGGGCTGCCGCTGTTCGTCGAGATCGACGCGAGCGTCGAGCAGCGCATGCGCGGCGACCCGACGCGGCTCGCACAAGTCCTCGGCAACCTGCTGAGCAACGCGATCAAGTTCACGAGCGAAGGCCATATCGCCGCGCGCGTCGCAGTGTGGCCCGATGCGCGCGGCGTGCCCGAGGTCGAACTGAGCGTCGAGGACACCGGCATCGGCATCGAGCCCACGCAACGCGCGCGTTTGTTCAAGCCGTTCTCGCAGGTCGACGCATCGATCACGCGCCGCTACGGCGGCACGGGGCTCGGGCTGGCGCTGTGCGATCGGCTGGTGACGGCGATGGGCGGCACGTTGTCGGTCGACAGCACGCCGCAGGTGGGCAGCGTCTTCAGCGTTCATCTGCCGCTGCAGGCCGACATCGCGCCGACACGCCCGCTCGACGCGAGCCGCGGCCACGTGGTACTCGTCGTGTCGCAGGACGAGGCCTGGCGCAAGTTCGCGTCCGCGCATCTGCGCGCATGGGGTTTCGATGTCGCGGTACACGCGAGCCCGGTCGGGATCGCGGCCGAGCTCGTCGCGCGCGCTCGTGCGCTGGTGCTCGTCGGCGATGCCGACCGATGGCGGCGCGACGAACTGGACCGGGCCGGGCACGACACGCCGATCGTGCTGGCAACGCCCGATGGCCCGCTGCAACCGGATGTCGCTGGCCGCACGATTCGCGTATCGAGCTACTCGGTGAACGGGCTGCGCATGGCGCTTGAGCGCACGCTGAGGGCCGGCGGCGAGTCGCCGCATGCGCCGATTGCCGATCCGCACGCGGCTGCGACGGCGCCAGCGGAGTCGTTGCCGCGCGTGCTGGTCGCCGACGATGCCGCGATCAACGGCTCGATTTTCCTCGAGCAGCTGGCTGTGCTCGGCAGTCCGTTCGACTGCGTGTCGTCCGGCGCGGCCGCGCTCGACATGCTCGCGCGCGGCGACTGGGACGTGCTGCTGATCGCCGCGGAGCTTCCCGACATGCTCGCTCGGGAGCTGGTGGAAGCCGTCCATGCGCGCGCGCTGCCGTGCGACGTGATCGTCGTCGCGTCCCATCTGGGCCCCGACGACGCCAGGCTTTATGCCGCGGTGAAGGTGGACTGCGTATTGACGAAGCCGGTGATGCTCGCCGATCTGCGCCGCAGTCTGACGCGGATCGCACGCCGGCGCGGGATCGGTGTGCTGGTGGGCGCAATGAACGAGCGTTGTGTGGTTGGTAAGGCGCGGGCAACCGCGGATATGTCGGGAAGATAA
- a CDS encoding Lrp/AsnC family transcriptional regulator — protein MKLTRGRASPVDAAPALDRIDRAILKQLQQDASISNVRLAARVKLSAPACLRRVERLKEMGLIRGIVALLDPKPLGAGMLVVIGFVLDRSTPEAFAAFEKAAQKVSGCVECHVVTGEFDYFMLVRTRDNESFNRLHAEQLLYLPGVRQVRSFMVLKEILSTHALPI, from the coding sequence ATGAAATTAACTCGTGGTCGCGCGTCGCCCGTCGATGCCGCGCCGGCGCTCGATCGCATCGACCGCGCGATCCTCAAGCAACTGCAGCAGGACGCGTCGATCTCGAACGTGCGCCTCGCCGCGCGCGTGAAGCTGAGCGCGCCGGCGTGCCTGCGGCGCGTGGAGCGGCTCAAGGAGATGGGGTTGATCCGCGGCATCGTTGCGTTGCTCGACCCGAAGCCGCTCGGCGCCGGGATGCTGGTCGTGATCGGTTTCGTGCTCGACCGCTCGACGCCCGAAGCGTTCGCCGCGTTCGAGAAGGCTGCGCAGAAGGTGTCGGGATGCGTCGAATGTCACGTGGTGACGGGCGAATTCGACTACTTCATGCTGGTCCGCACGCGCGACAACGAGAGCTTCAATCGGCTGCATGCGGAGCAACTGCTGTATCTGCCCGGCGTGCGCCAGGTGCGCTCGTTCATGGTGCTCAAGGAAATTCTGTCGACGCACGCGCTGCCGATATAG
- a CDS encoding 1-aminocyclopropane-1-carboxylate deaminase produces MNLQRFPRYPLTFGPTPIQPLKRLSAHLGGKVELYAKREDCNSGLAFGGNKTRKLEYLIPDALAQGADTLVSIGGVQSNQTRQVAAVAAHLGMKCVLVQEHWVNYDDPVYDRVGNIQLSRMMGADVRLVADGFDIGIRRSWEDAMESVRQAGGKPYPIPAGCSEHPLGGLGFVGFAEEVREQEAQLGFRFDYVVVCSVTGSTQAGMVVGFAADGRADRVIGIDASATPERTREQITRIARHTAELVELGRPIADADVVLDTRYAGPEYGLPNDGTLEAIRLCARLEGVLTDPVYEGKSMHGMIDMVRRGEFEPGSKVLYAHLGGVPALSAYAEIFRDG; encoded by the coding sequence ATGAACCTGCAACGTTTTCCCCGCTACCCGCTCACGTTCGGCCCGACGCCGATCCAGCCGCTCAAGCGCCTGAGCGCGCACCTCGGCGGCAAGGTCGAGCTGTATGCAAAGCGCGAGGACTGCAACAGCGGTCTCGCGTTCGGCGGCAACAAGACGCGCAAGCTCGAATACCTGATCCCCGATGCACTCGCGCAAGGCGCCGACACGCTCGTGTCGATCGGCGGCGTGCAGTCGAATCAAACGCGCCAGGTCGCGGCCGTCGCCGCGCATCTCGGGATGAAGTGCGTGCTCGTGCAGGAGCACTGGGTCAACTACGACGATCCGGTCTACGATCGCGTCGGCAACATCCAGTTGTCGCGCATGATGGGCGCCGACGTGCGGCTCGTCGCCGACGGCTTCGACATCGGCATTCGCCGCAGCTGGGAAGATGCGATGGAAAGCGTCCGGCAGGCCGGCGGCAAGCCCTATCCGATTCCGGCCGGCTGCTCCGAGCATCCGCTCGGCGGGCTCGGCTTCGTCGGCTTCGCAGAGGAGGTGCGCGAACAGGAGGCGCAGCTCGGCTTCCGGTTCGATTACGTCGTGGTGTGCTCGGTGACCGGCAGCACGCAGGCGGGGATGGTGGTCGGCTTCGCGGCCGACGGACGCGCGGATCGCGTGATCGGCATCGACGCATCGGCAACGCCCGAGCGCACGCGCGAGCAGATCACCCGCATCGCGCGGCATACGGCCGAACTGGTCGAACTCGGCCGGCCGATCGCAGACGCGGACGTCGTGCTCGACACGCGCTACGCGGGCCCCGAGTACGGGTTGCCGAACGACGGCACGCTGGAGGCGATCCGGCTGTGCGCGCGTCTGGAAGGCGTGTTGACGGACCCCGTCTACGAAGGCAAATCGATGCACGGGATGATCGACATGGTGCGTCGCGGGGAATTCGAGCCGGGATCGAAGGTGCTGTATGCGCATCTCGGCGGAGTGCCTGCGCTGAGCGCCTACGCGGAGATCTTTCGCGACGGCTGA